A single window of Candidatus Flexicrinis affinis DNA harbors:
- a CDS encoding glycosyltransferase family 2 protein has product MRSPEQAAPRDTPRVSVILVNYNAGAYVSPCLASVFDTAYPDVEVIVVDNQSTDGSAECVAEQFPSANLIRAGANLGFSGGCNLGAQHASGAILAFLNLDTVVSPDWLAPLVDVLEREPGAGMATPKIVLLNDPARVNTYGNDVHFTGFGYLRAWQEPAAGLTRTQEVAAISGAAFIMRAETFRELGGFDDLFFPAYAEDADLSWRARIAGYRLYAVPQSVIRHDYRLHFSPAKFEYLERNRLQMLLKNYRWPTLVVLGPALVLAEIVGWGFAAVSGRSYWTAKLRGYGWIIRHWRTLMQHRRTVQRTRKSPDRDILFQHIHRLGFRQVGTGAALIAERVFNPVFWVLYHVSRGVVRW; this is encoded by the coding sequence ATGCGCAGTCCGGAGCAAGCAGCTCCCCGCGATACGCCGCGCGTGAGTGTAATCCTCGTCAACTACAACGCCGGGGCGTACGTTAGTCCGTGTTTGGCGTCCGTATTCGACACCGCGTACCCCGATGTCGAAGTTATCGTGGTCGACAACCAATCGACCGACGGCAGCGCCGAATGCGTCGCTGAACAGTTTCCTTCCGCGAACCTGATTCGGGCGGGCGCCAACCTCGGCTTCTCCGGGGGGTGCAATCTCGGCGCACAACACGCATCAGGCGCAATCCTTGCCTTCTTAAATCTCGATACCGTCGTGTCGCCAGACTGGCTCGCGCCGCTAGTGGACGTATTGGAGCGCGAGCCGGGAGCGGGCATGGCGACCCCGAAGATCGTGCTGCTAAACGATCCGGCGCGGGTCAATACCTACGGCAACGACGTCCACTTCACTGGGTTCGGCTACCTGCGGGCATGGCAAGAGCCAGCGGCCGGCCTCACACGGACACAGGAAGTGGCGGCCATTTCCGGCGCCGCCTTTATCATGCGCGCCGAAACGTTCCGCGAGCTGGGCGGCTTCGATGATCTGTTCTTTCCCGCCTATGCCGAAGACGCCGACCTGTCTTGGCGTGCGCGCATCGCGGGCTATCGGCTATATGCCGTGCCACAGTCGGTCATTCGCCACGACTACCGCCTACACTTCAGCCCGGCCAAGTTCGAATACCTCGAGCGCAACCGGCTGCAAATGCTGCTCAAGAACTATCGCTGGCCGACGCTGGTGGTACTCGGGCCTGCGCTGGTGCTTGCCGAAATCGTCGGCTGGGGCTTTGCGGCCGTCAGTGGCCGCAGCTATTGGACGGCGAAGTTGCGCGGCTACGGCTGGATCATCCGCCACTGGCGCACACTGATGCAGCACCGCCGTACCGTGCAGCGTACGCGCAAGTCACCCGATCGCGACATCCTGTTCCAGCACATCCATCGGCTCGGGTTCCGTCAGGTCGGAACCGGCGCGGCTTTGATCGCCGAGCGCGTCTTCAACCCGGTGTTCTGGGTGCTGTATCACGTCTCGCGCGGGGTGGTACGGTGGTAG
- a CDS encoding glycosyltransferase family 2 protein, with protein MVAVKAQDRSLPEGLNIREVPQPHFDGIVVAVIPAYNEERFIGSVVLLTRNYVDAVVVVDDGSSDRTAQIAHLAGATVVRHKVNKGKGEALNTGFKKARELFLPNAVVTLDADWQHLPEELPKVVKPITDGEADIVIGSRYLEQTSEVPLQRVMGHRGFTMMINALSGTQVSDSQSGFRAFSLNAIKNITFNTKGFGVESEMQFVASDQQLRVLEVPITIRYLDRPKRSVVRHGLNVLTSVLRLMGQHRPLLFFWLMGGVSLVVAFALGLAELEQYRLNNTVDIVLAMLIVFLLTSGSVALFTGIILHTLRGFVLELIRPVISREN; from the coding sequence ATTGTTGTCGCCGTCATTCCTGCTTACAACGAAGAGCGTTTCATAGGCAGCGTCGTGTTGCTGACACGAAACTATGTAGACGCCGTTGTCGTCGTTGATGACGGCTCCTCAGATCGCACGGCGCAGATCGCGCATTTGGCTGGCGCAACGGTCGTCCGGCATAAAGTCAACAAGGGCAAGGGCGAGGCGCTCAATACCGGTTTTAAGAAAGCGCGCGAACTCTTTCTGCCTAATGCGGTCGTTACGCTCGATGCCGACTGGCAGCATCTGCCGGAAGAACTTCCGAAGGTCGTCAAGCCGATTACCGATGGCGAGGCTGACATCGTGATTGGCTCGCGCTACCTCGAACAGACCAGCGAAGTGCCACTCCAGCGCGTAATGGGCCATCGCGGCTTTACCATGATGATCAACGCACTGTCAGGCACACAGGTGTCCGACTCACAAAGCGGTTTCCGTGCTTTTTCCCTCAACGCCATCAAGAACATCACGTTCAATACGAAGGGGTTCGGCGTCGAGTCGGAGATGCAGTTTGTCGCTTCCGATCAGCAGCTCCGTGTCCTCGAAGTGCCGATCACGATACGTTATCTCGATCGACCAAAGCGGTCGGTTGTGCGACACGGGCTCAACGTCCTGACGAGCGTGCTGCGCTTGATGGGTCAGCACCGGCCGCTGTTGTTCTTCTGGTTGATGGGCGGCGTCAGTCTGGTCGTCGCGTTCGCGCTCGGCTTGGCCGAACTGGAGCAGTACCGGCTAAACAACACCGTCGACATCGTGCTCGCAATGCTGATCGTGTTCCTACTGACCAGCGGATCGGTGGCGCTGTTTACCGGCATTATTCTCCACACCTTGCGCGGCTTCGTCCTCGAGTTGATCCGGCCGGTCATCAGCCGCGAAAACTAA
- a CDS encoding glycosyltransferase family 4 protein, with translation MCLQNAVGAAKLGCDVTVITSAVKDEAVTDDPPGLTVQRLPAAFKVGNAPLLPGLFRMAKYDIIHLHYPFVFGQEILHAVAGLRRIPVVITYHQDLILSGAMGRAVMLHEKTVGRLILTRADRLLVTSRDYFNASRIARFFKPSDPRVTEMPNGVDTSRFTADVDTSGIRGRYGFSEDDVVLAFCGGMDTPHYFKGVDVLLNAAARVDAPNLRLMLIGDGDLRPRYMEEAQRLGLGERAVFCGRVPDSDLPSHYAAADFLVLPSTTMGEAFGIVLLEAMAAGKPVIASNLPGVRTVVAPGVDGFLSAPNDVDDLAARIRDMLDAGDRRKVMGQAGRDKVVAKYDWSRINERLVDVYREVVDGRR, from the coding sequence GTGTGTCTGCAGAATGCAGTCGGCGCGGCCAAGCTGGGCTGCGACGTCACCGTGATCACCAGCGCCGTGAAGGACGAGGCCGTCACCGACGATCCGCCCGGCCTCACCGTGCAACGCCTCCCAGCGGCGTTCAAGGTTGGCAATGCCCCGCTGCTTCCGGGTTTGTTCCGCATGGCGAAATACGACATCATTCATCTGCACTACCCGTTCGTATTTGGCCAGGAAATCCTGCACGCCGTGGCTGGACTGCGGCGAATACCGGTCGTTATCACCTACCATCAGGACTTGATTCTCTCGGGCGCCATGGGCCGTGCGGTCATGCTGCACGAAAAGACCGTTGGCCGCCTGATCCTGACACGCGCGGATCGCCTGTTGGTGACGTCGCGCGACTATTTCAACGCATCGCGAATCGCGCGGTTCTTCAAGCCAAGCGACCCGCGCGTCACGGAAATGCCCAACGGCGTCGATACCTCGCGCTTCACTGCCGACGTGGACACATCGGGCATTCGCGGCAGGTACGGTTTCTCGGAAGACGACGTCGTGCTTGCCTTCTGCGGCGGCATGGACACGCCGCACTACTTCAAAGGTGTCGACGTACTGCTGAATGCTGCTGCCCGCGTCGACGCGCCGAACCTGCGCCTGATGCTGATCGGTGACGGCGATTTGCGGCCGCGATATATGGAGGAAGCACAGCGCCTCGGCCTCGGCGAACGCGCGGTGTTCTGCGGACGGGTGCCCGACAGCGACCTGCCAAGCCACTACGCCGCCGCGGACTTCCTCGTGCTGCCATCTACTACGATGGGCGAAGCGTTTGGCATTGTGCTGCTCGAAGCGATGGCGGCAGGCAAGCCAGTCATCGCAAGCAACTTGCCCGGCGTGCGCACCGTGGTCGCCCCGGGCGTCGACGGGTTCTTGTCCGCGCCCAACGACGTCGACGACTTGGCAGCGCGCATTCGTGACATGCTGGATGCCGGCGATCGGCGCAAGGTGATGGGTCAGGCCGGGCGCGACAAGGTCGTGGCCAAGTACGACTGGTCGCGGATCAATGAACGCCTCGTGGACGTTTATCGCGAGGTCGTCGATGGCCGGCGCTAA